In a single window of the Equus quagga isolate Etosha38 chromosome 7, UCLA_HA_Equagga_1.0, whole genome shotgun sequence genome:
- the LFNG gene encoding beta-1,3-N-acetylglucosaminyltransferase lunatic fringe, translating to YFSLLTRARRDAGPPPGGAPRPADGHPRPPAEPLAPHDVFIAVKTTKKFHRARLDLLLETWISRHKEMTFIFTDGEDEVLARRTGNVVNTNCSAAHSRQALSCKMAVEYDRFIDSGRKWFCHVDDDNYVNVRALLRLLASYPHTQDVYIGKPSLDRPIQATERVSENKMRPVHFWFATGGAGFCISRGLALKMSPWASGGHFMNTAERIRLPDDCTIGYIVEALLGVPLIRSGLFHSHLENLQQVPASELHEQVTLSYGTFENRRNAVHVKGPFSVEADPSRFRSVHCHLYPDTPWCPRTAIF from the exons TACTTCAGCCTGCTGACCCGCGCGCGCAGAGACGCGGGCCCACCGCCCGGGGGCGCTCCCCGCCCCGCCGACGGCCACCCGCGACCCCCAGCCGAGCCGCTGGCACCCCACGATGTCTTCATCGCGGTCAAAACCACCAAAAAGTTTCACCGCGCGCGCCTCGACCTGCTGCTGGAGACCTGGATCTCGCGCCACAAGGAGATG ACATTCATTTTCACCGATGGGGAAGATGAGGTCCTGGCCAGGCGCACGG GCAACGTGGTCAATACTAACTGCTCGGCTGCCCACAGCCGCCAGGCCCTGTCCTGCAAGATGGCCGTGGAGTACGACCGTTTCATCGACTCGGGGAGGAA GTGGTTCTGCCACGTGGATGACGACAACTATGTCAACGTGCGGGCCTTGCTGCGGCTGCTGGCCAGCTACCCACACACGCAGGACGTCTACATCGGCAAGCCCAGCCTGGACAGGCCCATCCAGGCCACGGAGAGGGTCAGCGAGAACAAGATG CGTCCTGTCCACTTCTGGTTTGCCACCGGTGGGGCTGGCTTCTGCATCAGCCGCGGGCTGGCCCTGAAGATGAGCCCGTGGGCCAG CGGGGGCCACTTCATGAACACGGCCGAGCGGATCCGGCTGCCGGACGACTGCACCATCGGCTACATCGTGGAGGCCTTGCTGGGTGTGCCCCTCATCCGCAGCGGGCTCTTCCACTCCCACCTGGAGAACCTGCAGCAGGTGCCTGCCTCGGAGCTCCACGAGCAG GTGACCCTGAGCTACGGCACGTTTGAAAACAGGCGGAATGCCGTCCACGTGAAGGGGCCCTTCTCGGTGGAGGCTGACCcatccag GTTCCGCTCCGTCCACTGCCACTTGTACCCGGACACACCCTGGTGTCCCCGCACCGCCATCTTCTAG